Part of the Denticeps clupeoides chromosome 3, fDenClu1.1, whole genome shotgun sequence genome, ctcaggtactgtgcgGCCAGTACCTGACAGAATATTAATcagtaatgtaattaattttttgtgaATTTGCATTTTACCAGGACACCAGAAGAAAATGATGCTTGGTGTCCAACGACTGGTGGGACCCACCATTCCAGTCATCCAATGCGGTGAGAGCACTGAAAATCTCAACTTTGACAAGCCAAGTAGAAAAGAGATTTCTGAAGAAAGTGGATCACCAAGGTTGAGAAGAACTGCTGATGGGCGTGGCTTACAGGGCAATGATGAGCTGCCTTCCGGTGAAAAACCAACCCAAACTCGCTCCAAACACAAATCTTCCTCGCCTGACCCACCGAGACAGAGAGCAGATTCATCAGAGCCGATCGAGGGGAGTCCGCGTACACGAACCCCGAACGTTCCACAGCTGTGCTTACCTGAAGAGGCGGGCAACGAAGCCCCACTGGACAACGGGCACAAATACGCCACCCTGAGTGGCCAGAGGGGAGATCGGAGCATCGACATGCTTGACACGGGCACTACGGTCAACCGCAGCCAATCACAGTCCTTCGCAACGCGGCCTCGCCGCAAGTTACGCCCCCCGACGCCGCCCAAACGCTCCTGCTCCTCTGTCTCCCAGGGGAATCTGGCAGAAGGTCCAGCTTCAGAGACGGACAGTGAACTGTTGACTGTCACGTACAGAGAGCGTCGCCGTAGCGACTGTGGACCGGCCTTGGCAGAAAGCAACTTGTTGTCCTCCTCCGCAGCTGGGGGCAGTGTGAGGGACATCGCTGCCATGCTGGAGATGACACCACTTGGACGAGGGTGCAGCCATGTTCaggtgaaataaaaaatcactcTTCAACATAagtaaatatgaaatgtaaatatgaaatgttgTGTCATTGGCTACATGGAATGTCATGTATCTGTTCAGATGAGTCCAGGTGTCCTTCGCCGGAAGCACGAGACGCTGGCCACCGACTCCGACGTCCGTGAGCGTCGCCGCACCATAAGTTGCCTCACAGAAGATGAAGACCCTGGAGGGACGGCTCAGCAGGATCAGGAGTCCGCTGGCAGACGGGCCCCCGAGCCACGCCCCCGTTCCATGATTGGCCACCTGGAAGGGGGGACGGAGGCGGGTGCTGTTTGCCACATgctaaaaaaacagaagacagagCAGCAGCCGACAAGGAGACACCAAGATGTGACAGAAGAAACCAGGGCAGACAGAAGCTCCGATCGGCATCAGCTTCTGATAGCAGCACCTGCAGACGTTTCTGGACGTGGTAGAAGACAAGGAGGGTCCAGCACTGACTTCTGCTCTCTGCCTAGAAAAATCATGAAGCCACCTGTCTCACTTAAGCCAACCCCACAGCTAAGAGTCGATCTGGACCCCCCGACTCCCACCAGGAGGGTCCCTTTGTCAGGCCTGGACTCGCCCCACAGCCAAGGTAAGCGTCCTCCACACTAATATGCAAATAGCGACTGACACCTGGACTTCTCCCTCTGAGGAAATATGATCAACATAACTTGACGAATGTTTTTTCATCCCTTTGCTCTTCTCTTTATGTAAGAGGTCAAGCGTGTCCCTCCACCAGTTGCTCCGAAGCCAAACAAAAAACTTTTGACCAGCCCTCTCCCTCAGGTGGAGCCCTCTCCTGCCAACCCTCCTCAGCCTCCCAGGCCCTCACTCCCGAACCCTTGTTCCCTCTTGCCTGGTTCAGCACAGGGGTCTGCCTCCCCGCTCCAAAGCCCTCAGACTCCCACCAGCCCCCACCCCATAAAGCCCCCACGCTCCTCCATGGCTGGACTCTCTCTAGACATAGTCTCTCCACTGGATGTGGAGGTTGGAGGGGCAGAGTCCATGCACCAACGGCTGAAGGAGGAGTGTGGGCCAGCAGAGGGCACTTCCAGAAAGAAAAAGCTTGGAGTGGCCCGGCAGGAGCAGGTCCACGGTGAACCGGATGAGGAAGAACTGGTCAGAGAAAGGAGCTTGACTCTAAATGAAACcagggggataaaaaaaatggctgaagGTGATGACCAGGGGAACGTCCAGCATGGAGCCTGTGTACAGGTAACCCATAAGCTGGAGGAGGCAAAGTCCTCTCTGGACGTGGCACTTATGGCCATGGAAGAAACCATAAAAACCGACAAGAGAAAGTGAGTCTGTCCATCTGATAAGATTTTCCACACTACTCTCCTGTCTTTTGCACCTTCTCCTTCTTATtctgctctttctttctttctagatCTGTGTCTGAGACGAAACCCACAGTGAATATCCTTGATGACATTGGAAGCATGTTTGATGACCTTGCTGACCAGCTTGAAGCTATGCTGGATTAGTAAGAGGTGAACATGACTCCTGAACTGGTGATGGTCTCTTCCTGCTACTTCAATAATGGAGTTGCTAAAACAGGAAGTTGACACCAACGAAACAGGAAATagcctcaaaaaagaaaaggagaaatcaGCAAAACTATAGACTGTAGATGCAGGTAATGTGAGAGTGAACAGACTCATTCATCATGTTCTTACTTACATACAGAGTTCGTCAGCAGTGCAGAGGCCAGAAGCACAATGAGGTTCTACAGTGGTCCAACCTTCCAGCGTCCATGATGgttttacagtttaaaaatggctgctatctgctttgctttatttatttatttatctatttattaattaaagatTCATAGACATCAGctggtttgtaaaaaaaaaaaaaagcacaatttgaGATCTACCTGCCTAAGGCCCATTAAGACTAGACAACGGGCTTTACTAACCCTCAACTAACTACCAGCCCTGCCAACAATACTAACTGCTGCACTTCCCGTGTATTCATAAACAGAAGAAAGAGCACAAACATACAATTCTTATTCTCATAGTTTGCTGTATGTCTGTATTTGTGATTTTAAGCTATGCAAGTGTTCTGCAGATACTTCAGTATTCTGTCAAAATATAATTCTGCTGCACATTTGCCATGTAACAAGAGTTCCAGAAGCATATTCCACCTAGACAAGCAGCAAGAGTTCATGGTTTAGATTGGGGGTCATCAGCGTCCTGTTCTTCCCACACCTCTGTGCTCATTTCTCAGTAATGATGACAGTATTACGGacccatattttaaaataacaatGATCATGGGTATTATGTGAATTGAAGTGACACTGCCCTCCTGTCAGTCTTGTTGAAGGTTCCAGGTTATAAGATGATATAAGTGGGAAATGTACTCATTTCCATATTTGTGTTGAAGTCCCTCACATAGTGAATGTAAGGTCATGATTGTGTTGCTAGTGTGAAATAATTAAGTCATTTGGTCCTGAGTAG contains:
- the LOC114787043 gene encoding caskin-1 isoform X3, producing the protein MGKEQELLQAAKTEDLPTVHRILQRPGKAKLLGPAKRVNVNFQDSDGLAALHHAALNGNVELISLLLEAQAAVDIKDQKGMRALHYAAWQGRTEPMKMLLKAGSSVNSQSDGGQIPLHLSSQHGHYDGSEMLLQHQSNPCIRDLAGKTPLDLACEFGRVRVVQLLLSSNVCAAMLEPKTSDPNGTSPLHLAAKNGHIDIIRLLIRAGIDINLQTKTGTALHEAALCGKTEAVRLLLDSGISAGLRNTLSQTALDIVNQFTTTTASKDIKQMLRDASAAMQVRALKDYCNNYDLTSLNIKAGDIITVLEQHSDGRWKGCIHDNRTGNDRVGYFPSDMVEVIKRAGTKGSAGSPHGSPTLSGGQQGAGSEDIWVLRKPSAGGSGSAGMGSTGSVSGSGHSSCAGQSGNANVHLTSTPVPSTPVPNTLGLNVPGLHAQAEGVKLLATVLSQSAKAKGHLLEHSRSVEQHSGGSTSSPPPEPRPFVDPLLQRREEASIESKNAEVVVDWLSGFQLQFYTTNFLNAGYDLHTIRYMTPEDLTAIGVTKPGHRKKMISEISRLDVHESIPERKPTNLMEWLSGIGLAHYYQTLMQNGYENMEFIRDISLEDLQEIGITKLGHQKKMMLGVQRLVGPTIPVIQCGESTENLNFDKPSRKEISEESGSPRLRRTADGRGLQGNDELPSGEKPTQTRSKHKSSSPDPPRQRADSSEPIEGSPRTRTPNVPQLCLPEEAGNEAPLDNGHKYATLSGQRGDRSIDMLDTGTTVNRSQSQSFATRPRRKLRPPTPPKRSCSSVSQGNLAEGPASETDSELLTVTYRERRRSDCGPALAESNLLSSSAAGGSVRDIAAMLEMTPLGRGCSHVQMSPGVLRRKHETLATDSDVRERRRTISCLTEDEDPGGTAQQDQESAGRRAPEPRPRSMIGHLEGGTEAGAVCHMLKKQKTEQQPTRRHQDVTEETRADRSSDRHQLLIAAPADVSGRGRRQGGSSTDFCSLPRKIMKPPVSLKPTPQLRVDLDPPTPTRRVPLSGLDSPHSQEVKRVPPPVAPKPNKKLLTSPLPQVEPSPANPPQPPRPSLPNPCSLLPGSAQGSASPLQSPQTPTSPHPIKPPRSSMAGLSLDIVSPLDVEVGGAESMHQRLKEECGPAEGTSRKKKLGVARQEQVHGEPDEEELVRERSLTLNETRGIKKMAEGDDQGNVQHGACVQVTHKLEEAKSSLDVALMAMEETIKTDKRKSVSETKPTVNILDDIGSMFDDLADQLEAMLD